The proteins below come from a single Mustela nigripes isolate SB6536 chromosome 14, MUSNIG.SB6536, whole genome shotgun sequence genomic window:
- the HYI gene encoding putative hydroxypyruvate isomerase, translating into MAPLRFSANVSWLFPELPGLPARLRAAGGSGFKAAEVAWPYAEPPEALARAAREAGLRLVLINTPPGDREKGEMGLGAVPGRQAAFREGLEQAVLYAKALGCPRIHLMAGRVPQGADRAAVRSEMETVFLENLKHAAGVLAQESLVGLLEPINTRITDPQYFLDTPQQAAAILQKVGRPNLQLQMDLFHWQIMDGNLTGNIREFLPLVGHVQVAQVPGRGEPNSPGELNFPYLFQLLEDEGYEGFVGCEYQPQGDTAEGLSWLRAYWDRRGHPQAGQ; encoded by the exons ATGGCTCCGCTCCGTTTTTCGGCCAACGTGTCGTGGCTGTTCCCCGAGCTCCCCGGGCTCCCCGCGAGGCTCCGGGCGGCCGGCGGCTCGGGCTTCAAGGCCGCCGAGGTGGCCTGGCCGTACGCGGAGCCGCCCGAGGCACTGGCGCGCGCGGCGCGGGAAGCGGGGCTGCGGCTGGTGCTGATCAACACGCCCCCTG GAGACcgagagaaaggggaaatgggGCTGGGGGCCGTGCCCGGGAGGCAAGCGGCCTTCCGAGAGGGGCTGGAACAGGCAGTGCTGTACGCCAAGGCTCTGGGCTGTCCCAG GATTCACCTGATGGCTGGCCGAGTGCCCCAGGGGGCTGACCGAGCAGCAGTCAGGAGTGAAATGGAGACCGTTTTTCTGGAGAACCTGAAGCATGCAGCTggagttttggctcag GAGAGCCTCGTGGGACTGCTGGAGCCCATCAACACCCGCATCACCGACCCCCAGTACTTCCTGGACACCCCCCAGCAGG CGGCAGCCATCTTACAGAAGGTCGGAAGACCCAACCTCCAGTTACAGATG GACCTATTCCACTGGCAGATCATGGACGGGAACCTGACAGGGAATATACGGGAGTTCCTACCCCTCGTTG GGCATGTGCAGGTGGCTCAAGTCCCAGGCCGGGGGGAGCCTAACAGCCCCGGCGAGCTGAACTTCCCCTATCTGTTCCAACTGCTGGAGGATGAAGGCTACGAGGGCTTTGTGGGCTGCGAGTACCAGCCTCAAG